In Stegostoma tigrinum isolate sSteTig4 chromosome 33, sSteTig4.hap1, whole genome shotgun sequence, one genomic interval encodes:
- the LOC125467104 gene encoding complement C1q tumor necrosis factor-related protein 3-like isoform X1 yields the protein MDSFGLGNLLWLILFHSIYQTYALENTQEDFQGAVNEKMKPINLLKQITEAKARLGPTFTWNKELDVVYDVQRSTMNHVQTPVDPIVYDEVNVNLGHGYSNKTGKFTCPKCGLYFFSYSSLPGRGVMTDVALIKNNKTVSVIHSVLPKNSSQMSLKTVILDLHKGDQVWVKLISGNLWSRNGSLSFQGFLLTHSAQ from the exons ATGGATTCCTTTGGATTG GGAAACTTGTTGTGGTTAATCCTGTTTCACAGTATCTATCAGACTTATGCCTTGGAAAATACACAGGAAGATTTTCAG GGAGCTGTAAATGAAAAGATGAAACCAATTAATCTGCTGAAACAGATCACAGAAGCAAAAGCCAGGCTCGGACCTACTTTCACTTGGAATAAAG AATTGGATGTGGTTTACGATGTACAGCGCTCCACAATGAACCATGTGCAGACTCCTGTGGATCCAATCGTGTACGATGAGGTCAATGTGAATCTTGGACACGGGTACAGTAACAAGACTGGAAAGTTCACATGTCCCAAGTGTGGGCTGTATTTTTTCTCTTACTCTTCATTGCCAGGGAGGGGAGTGATGACAGATGTGGCCCTGATCAAGAACAACAAGACTGTCAGTGTGATCCATAGCGTGCTTCCAAAAAACAGCTCCCAGATGTCACTCAAAACTGTGATCCTTGATCTCCATAAAGGAGACCAGGTATGGGTCAAGCTGATTTCTGGGAATCTCTGGAGTCGGAATGGATCACTCAGCTTCCAGGGATTTCTACTGACTCATTCTGCTCAATAA
- the LOC125467104 gene encoding uncharacterized protein LOC125467104 isoform X2, with protein sequence MDSFGLGNLLWLILFHSIYQTYALENTQEDFQGAVNEKMKPINLLKQITEAKARLGPTFTWNKELDVVYDVQRSTMNHVQTPVDPIVYDEVNVNLGHGQ encoded by the exons ATGGATTCCTTTGGATTG GGAAACTTGTTGTGGTTAATCCTGTTTCACAGTATCTATCAGACTTATGCCTTGGAAAATACACAGGAAGATTTTCAG GGAGCTGTAAATGAAAAGATGAAACCAATTAATCTGCTGAAACAGATCACAGAAGCAAAAGCCAGGCTCGGACCTACTTTCACTTGGAATAAAG AATTGGATGTGGTTTACGATGTACAGCGCTCCACAATGAACCATGTGCAGACTCCTGTGGATCCAATCGTGTACGATGAGGTCAATGTGAATCTTGGACACGG ACAGTAA